In Solanum lycopersicum chromosome 5, SLM_r2.1, the following are encoded in one genomic region:
- the LOC138348452 gene encoding uncharacterized protein, whose product MFKDTIFGPFLDISKCNFQGQITKCLLLLELEQSNPNMLHIRHSNGCVLKFGIDDFALLTGLKVRGNTNDFKYPEQTNCMLFKKYFPGAVNSVTKHQLVQRFKMGNWESNQDALQMSILFFIHTFVLASIDNTAISIVDFLMVEDGRYQHFPWGQLSFSKLIDSLRQDFDVSKKLYRLYGMPYALNVWIYECASNLNSEIAVRERNVIPRICNWRVVSEKAKFEMLMSTIFQKNACSNIVPTTEEIEAFDIAQVEHAHSTSIPLVQPNEQDDLDDFSTKPPEQLLRTYSRVSDTSPPPPPKRRKKSIIQKKKVSEQKQPDQSNVSPTPDDDVHVSMSSLPQHSNADDVHGSVPQVSPKSAADVHGSVPDVSQNPAADVHGYTDSQNVNNIIPHIEELKGYLKTYVDKKFEELIILIKANHSQLMQSISKENINFQADTSTFQSDKQTSQQIPVDLDDMGGVAEDGGGFSGKNGEHHIVDDAGDVDVDGVGVAVNEGEPIVTDPKDGDAHQSHQDLNEHIMDQPVDDNVHHNIPHVLPEKTTTDSSVHFSILIYDTQFHYTQIYSKNHYIILYRILQLQQQYRYQLKQQ is encoded by the exons ATGTTTAAGGATACAATTTTTGGACCCTTTTTAGACATATCTAAATGTAATTTTCAGGGCCAAATAACTAAGTGCTTATTGCTTTTAGAATTGGAACAAAGCAACCCTAATATGTTGCATATTAGACATTCCAACGGGTGTGTCCTGAAATTTGGTATAGATGATTTTGCATTATTAACAGGACTTAAGGTCAGAGGAAATACCAATGATTTCAAATACCCAGAACAAACTAATTGTAtgctttttaaaaagtatttccCTGGTGCAGTCAATAGTGTTACAAAGCATCAACTAGTTCAAAGGTTTAAGATGGGTAATTGGGAGAGCAATCAGGATGCACTCCAAATGTCTATACTGTTCTTTATTCATACATTTGTATTAGCTTCTATTGATAACACAGCGATATCTATTGTCGACTTTCTAATGGTTGAAGatggtagatatcaacattttcctTGGGGTCAGCTATCATTTTCCAAACTAATTGATTCACTTAGACAGGATTTTGACGTTAGTAAAAAGTTGTACCGATTATATGGGATGCCATATGCACTAAATGTTTGGATATACGAATGTGCATCCAATTTAAATTCAGAAATAGCTGTGAGAGAACGCAATGTCATCCCAAGAATATGCAATTGGAGAGTTGTGTCTGAAAAGGCAAAGTTTGAAATGCTTATGTCCACCAttttccaaaag AATGCATGTTCAAACATTGTCCCAACAACAGAGGAAATTGAAGCTTTTGATATTGCTCAAGTTGAACATGCTCATTCTACATCAATACCATTAGTACAACCAAATGAGCAAGATGatttagatgatttctccacaAAACCGCCAGAACAGTTATTGAGGACATATTCTAGAGTGTCTGATACATCTCCTCCACCACcgccaaaaagaagaaaaaaatcgattattcaaaaaaagaagGTGTCAGAACAGAAACAGCCTGATCAATCAAATGTGTCTCCGACACCGGATGATGATGTACATGTTTCCATGTCAAGTCTGCCTCAACATTCGAATGCTGATGATGTACATGGTTCTGTTCCACAAGTGTCACCGAAATCGGCTGCTGATGTACATGGTTCTGTTCCAGACGTTTCTCAGAACCCGGCTGCTGATGTTCATGGATATACAGATTCACAGAATGTCAACAATATAATTCCTCATATTGAAGAGTTGAAAGGATATTTGAAAACTTAC GTTGACAAGAAATTTGAggaattgattattttgataaaagcaAATCACTCCCAGCTGATGCAATCTATTAGCAAAGAGAACATCAATTTTCAGGCTGATACAAGCACATTTCAGTCTGACAAACAAACATCTCAGCAAATACCGGTTGATCTCGATGATATGGGTGGTGTAGCTGAGGATGGTGGTGGTTTTTCTGGTAAAAATGGTGAGCATCATATCGTCGACGATGCAGGGGATGTCGATGTGGATGGTGTTGGTGTTGCCGTAAATGAGGGTGAACCAATAGTCACTGATCCAAAG GATGGTGACGCACATCAGTCGCACCAAGATTTAAATGAACATATCATGGACCAACCCGTTGACGACAATGTTCATCACAACATCCCTCATGTGTTGCCCGAAAAAACAACAACAGATTCATCGgtacatttttcaattttgatttatgacacacaatttcattacacacaaatttattctaaaaatcATTACATCATATTATACAGGATTCTTCAACTTCAACAACAATATCGCTATCAACTCAAGCAGCAATAG
- the LOC138348453 gene encoding uncharacterized protein encodes MPSRRIQSPYCTSLGSSEKGKEKLKDMARLHFPFEGCGIADKVSPKLIEDYMNWLLRGLLKNHNNKNPSDDKYRSRSSSFGFTMMDFVVAFPMNKNRFYAMSQPNKCWSDEHIDVIFYYLRKKSKLCSMDQYRYTTTHCLFMSHVKNCYDRYYMDDDDDSLTTQEHIDRASVVSVHERSITNTIKGFGIPAALPWHLVDEVYIPINCDQQFHWVLAVVELKNRLIRVFDSSISTRKQTIPHEIKMLSKMLPSYLLDSGFFEENERTNFADCQAYKDNNNGSLLEPQVPFIIEFAQDIPTQESDSLDCGLYVTAFAEYISDQINISYADFNPDYLRQRYGALLWSYGIEKAKCGYVSDNDDPPKSRGVVTPPPEEDLVHIA; translated from the exons ATGCCTTCGAGAAGGATTCAATCTCCATATTGTACTTCTCTTGGGTCAAGCgaaaagggaaaagagaaattgaaggatATGGCTCGACTCCATTTCCCGTTCGAAGGATGTGGCATTGCAGATAAAGTTTCACCGAAACTGATTGAGGATTACATGAATTGGTTGTTGAGGGGGCttctaaaaaatcataacaataa GAACCCATCGGACGATAAATACAGATCAAGATCTTCTTCTTTTGGATTTACGatgatggactttgttgttgctTTTCCAATGAACAAGAATCGGTTTTATGCCATGTCACAGCCAAACAAGTGTTGGTCTGATGAG CACATCGATGTGATTTTTTACTACCTtcgtaaaaaatcaaaactttgcaGCATGGATCAATACAGATACACAACAACCCACTGTTTGTTCATGTCACATGTAAAAAACTGTTATGATAGATATTACatggacgatgatgatgatagtcTTACTACACAAGAACATATTGATCGCGCTTCAGTTGTATCTGTACATGAGAGGTCAATAACTAACACCATCAAAGGGTTTGGAATACCAGCTGCTTTACCATGGCATCTTGTAGATGAGGTCTACATCCCAATTAACTGTGATCAACAATTCCATTGGGTGTTGGCTGTTGTTGAGTTGAAAAACAGGTTGATAAGGGTTTTTGACTCATCAATTAGCACAAGGAAACAAACAATTCCTCATGagatcaagatgttgtctaaaATGCTTCCTTCATACCTACTTGACAGTggtttttttgaagaaaatgaacgCACAAATTTTGCTGATTGTCAAGCATATAAAGACAACAATAATGGATCACTTCTGGAGCCTCAAGTTCCTTTCATAATAGAATTTGCACAAGACATCCCTACACAGGAAAGCGATAGCCT AGACTGTGGGTTATATGTTACTGCATTTGCCGAGTATATCAGTGACCAAATCAATATATCTTATGCTGATTTTAATCCTGATTACCTGCGTCAAAGATATGGAGCATTGCTGTGGAGTTATGGAATTGAGAAGGCTAAGTGCGGATATGTTAGCGACAATGATGATCCACCAAAATCCAGGGGCGTAGTCACACCACCACCAGAAGAAGATTTAGTTCACATAGCGTAG
- the LOC138348380 gene encoding uncharacterized protein yields the protein MCVVSDRNESIMKSVRIVFPDVPHYACIWHLWKNVCGNFKRSRKAISDIFYSMAKAYRKENFDKLMAKVDRIDHRVKEYLEYAGYEKWSRVHATVNRGRMMTSNIAECINGCLVEARQLTILEFLEEVRILFGSWHCKNREVASYTKDTLGRKFEELLIINAAKSSKMEVVPSSEFIFSVYENGRRYIVCFERKVCCCGRFNLDEIPCSHAIAVLKKKNVTDMNPYCSDYYKPDALAKTYEIPMVPMPDKKDWSDPKHVVAETVYPPRYRRSSGRPRKRRRKNADEKISVNTNCCGQCGQEGHNRRTCTFYPKEK from the exons ATGTGTGTTGTTTCAGATAGAAATGAGAGTATCATGAAGAGTGTAAGGATTGTGTTCCCCGATGTACCTCATTATGCATGCATCTGGCATCTTTGGAAGAATGTATGTGGAAACTTCAAAAGGAGCAGAAAGGCCATAAGTGATATATTCTACTCTATGGCCAAGGCATATAGAAAGGAAAATTTTGATAAGTTGATGGCTAAGGTTGATAGAATTGATCACAGGGTTAAGGAGTACCTTGAATATGCAGGTTACGAAAAGTGGTCAAGAGTTCATGCAACAGTAAACAGAGGTAGAATGATGACTTCAAACATTGCAGAATGTATCAATGGTTGTCTTGTTGAAGCACGCCAATTAACTATATTAGAATTCTTGGAAGAGGTTAGAATTCTTTTTGGATCTTGGCATTGCAAAAACAGAGAAGTAGCCTCATACACAAAGGACACATTAGGTAGAAAATTTGAGGAATTGTTGATTATAAATGCAGCTAAAAGTTCAAAAATGGAG GTTGTTCCATCATCTGAGTTTATTTTCTCGGTTTATGAAAATGGAAGAAGATATATTGTTTGTTTTGAGCGGAAAGTATGTTGTTGTGGTAGATTTAACCTAGATGAGATACCTTGTTCACATGCAATAGCtgtattgaaaaaaaagaatgtcaccGATATGAATCCGTATTGCTCTGATTATTACAAGCCTGATGCGTTggcaaaaacatatgaaattccAATGGTGCCAATGCCAGATAAGAAAGATTGGTCAGATCCTAAACACGTGGTAGCTGAAACTGTGTATCCACCTAGATACAGAAGATCATCTGGAcgaccaagaaaaagaagaagaaagaatgcaGATGAAAAGATTTCGGTGAACACAAATTGTTGTGGACAATGTGGACAAGAAGGGCACAAcagaagaacttgtactttctaCCCAAAAGAGAAGTGA
- the LOC138348454 gene encoding uncharacterized protein, whose product MRERVLTKVQATVGFVSGVTAPKLVNYKRIYTPRDIIDDIREYYGVEISYQQAWRAKERALSMIRGKPSAGYRRMPRYIHMLKTVYPDSYIRMHKTEEDEFMYLFIALRPFIRGFKYCRPVVVVDGAHLSGAYKGTFVSASTLDGAVQTCIWR is encoded by the exons ATGAGGGAGAGGGTATTAACCAAAGTCCAAGCAACAGTGGGATTTGTAAGTGGAGTGACAGCTCCAAAATTGGTCAATTATAAACGAATTTATACACCAAGGgatataattgatgatattagaGAATATTATGGTGTTGAAATATCTTATCAGCAAGCATGGCGTGCTAAAGAACGTGCACTCTCCATGATTAGAGGAAAACCATCTGCTGGATATAGACGGATGCCGCGATACATACACATGTTAAAAACTGTGTATCCAGATTCTTATATAAGAATGCATAAGACTGAAGAGGATGAATTTATGTATCTGTTCATCGCCTTAAGACCATTCATTAGGGGATTTAAATACTGCAGACCAGTAGTTGTTGTGGATGGTGCACATCTGAGTGGAGCTTACAAAGGGACatttgtatcagcaagcacacttgatggcgcag TTCAAACATGCATCTGGCGATAG
- the LOC101244288 gene encoding uncharacterized protein, producing the protein MGHERSKHLHNFDLSCGFKWGNHKFLRCAKVDSNGEIPHFHRRSNRSNAIGRRMREIDVMVNNRRSNEVRDELLKETDVGFTRKFRLTGYNSAAGGGGGGDEIAAVREKLMFDLQVEVDKMKYAIFRDGLEEEVSVTPAITPTEITTGIDASRPWNLRTRRAACKAPINGIAAGGGGGGGSNEALKVDVIRNNRLSSLSPLRTENKSVRLQSEFFGAGDSYTDEKRKKKNFSISLGRIEIEEDFMAMIGHRPPRRPKKRAKMVQKNLDTIFPGLWLTEITPDLYKVPDDQ; encoded by the exons ATGGGACATGAAAGATCGAAACATCTGCATAATTTCGACTTATCTTGTGGTTTTAAGTGGGGTAATCACAAGTTTTTGAGATGTGCGAAGGTGGATTCCAACGGAGAAATTCCTCATTTCCATCGGAGATCAAATAGGTCTAACGCAATCGGACGGCGGATGAGAGAAATAGACGTTATGGTTAACAATCGGAGATCTAATGAGGTTAGGGATGAGTTGTTGAAGGAAACGGATGTGGGTTTCACTCGAAAATTCAGGTTGACGGGTTACAACAGTGCTGCCGGAGGCGGCGGTGGAGGAGATGAAATCGCGGCTGTACGGGAGAAGTTGATGTTTGATCTTCAAGTAGAGGTTGATAAGATGAAATACGCGATTTTTAGAGATGGGTTGGAAGAGGAAGTGTCTGTAACTCCGGCGATAACACCAACGGAGATTACGACGGGTATAGATGCCTCTAGGCCGTGGAACTTACGTACTCGAAGAGCGGCATGTAAGGCACCAATAAACGGAATCGCCGCCGGTGGCGGCGGCGGCGGCGGATCAAATGAAGCTTTGAAGGTTGATGTTATCAGAAACAATCGTTTGTCGTCGTTATCACCGTTAAGGACTGAGAACAAATCTGTAAGACTTCAAAGTGAGTTTTTCGGCGCCGGAGATTCATACACCGAcgagaagagaaagaaaaaaaatttctccaTTTCGCTTGGTCGGATTGAGATCGAAGAGGATTTTATGGCAATGATTGGACATAGACCTCCTCGTCGACCCAAAAAACGAGCTAAAATggttcaaaaaaatttagac ACTATATTTCCCGGGCTATGGTTGACGGAGATCACACCGGACTTATACAAAGTCCCCGATGATCAGTAG
- the LOC101251674 gene encoding uncharacterized protein — protein sequence MAVEVCCEIASLVVSPRISFSHDDGIPLECHQQQQQQHHYRSDAFLLESSSTIDFDFDFCVSEKQLFISSADELFSNGKILPFEIKNSTPLTQITNKSLQKQPKSFSQLQKQPLLENDKENTKKKSLKEFLSTDIDDDDDEEEQETEKLIQPKPFWQFRRSSSLNYQNSHILQFLTRSNSTGSAPIQKNPKVYQKQSSQREQREKIKVLRKSSSLSSSSSSSSSSSSSFSTNFSSFNQSHSSSSKKSQSHPLKKSYSRSYSNGVHVSPVLNIPQALFGLGSLFCNCKSKKKK from the coding sequence ATGGCTGTTGAAGTATGTTGTGAGATTGCAAGTTTAGTTGTTAGTCCAAGAATCTCCTTTTCACatgatgatggaattccacttGAATgccatcaacaacaacaacaacaacatcattaTAGATCAGATGCATTTCTTCTTGAATCATCATCCAccattgattttgattttgatttttgtgttaGTGAAAAACAATTATTCATCTCTTCTGCTGATGAACTTTTCTCCAATGGCAAGATCCTCCCTTTTGAAATCAAGAACTCAACACCCTTAACACAAATCACCAACAAATCTTTGCAAAAACAGCCAAAATCCTTTTCACAATTGCAAAAACAGCCACTTCTTGAAAATGATAAggaaaatacaaagaaaaaaagctTAAAGGAATTCTTATCCactgatattgatgatgatgatgatgaagaagaacaagaaacaGAAAAATTGATACAACCAAAACCATTTTGGCAATTCAGAAGAAGTAGTAGTTTGAATTACCAAAATAGCCACATTTTGCAATTTCTAACCAGAAGTAACTCAACTGGCTCTGCTCcaatacaaaagaatccaaaagTATATCAAAAACAAAGTTCACAAagagaacaaagagaaaaaataaaagttcttAGAAAGAGTTCAtctttatcatcatcatcatcttcgtcatcatcttcttcttcttcattttcgaCGAATTTTTCGTCGTTTAATCAGAGccattcatcatcatcaaagaAGAGTCAATCACATCCATTGAAGAAGAGTTATAGTAGATCTTATAGCAATGGAGTTCATGTGAGTCCTGTTTTAAATATTCCACAAGCTTTGTTTGGTTTAGGTTCTTTGTTTTGTAATTGCAAAtccaaaaagaagaaataa
- the LOC101251979 gene encoding glutamine--tRNA ligase isoform X1, with the protein MVKEDSNVLDLFLKIGLDEKTAKNTLANNKVTTNLTAVIHEAAVTDGCDRAVGNLLYTVATKFPANALNHRPTLLQYIVSTKIKTPAQLEAAFAFLASTASENLKVHDFEEACGVGVEVSKDDIERAVSEVFEEKKTNILEQRYRINVGELFGHVRKKLPWADPKVVKEVVDLELYKLLGERTAADNEKPVKKKKEKPAKTEAKAKVEETSAPKQSEEELNPYLIFPTPEENFKVHTEVYFSDRPVLRACNSKELLEKHLKVTGGKVLTRFPPEPNGFLHIGHAKAMFVDFGLAKERGGGCYLRFDDTNPEAEKKEYIDHIKEIVGWMGWEPFKITYTSDYFQDLYELAVELIRRGHAYVDHQTADEVKEYREKKMNSPWRDRPIEESLRLFDEMKKGMIDEGKATLRMKQDMQNDNFNMYDLIAYRIKFTPHPHAGDKWCIYPSYDYAHCIVDSLENITHSLCTLEFETRRASYYWLLDALSLYQPFVWEYSRLNVSNTVMSKRKLNRLVTENWVDGWDDPRLMTLAGLRRRGVTSTAINAFVRGIGITRSDSSMIQLSRLEYHIREELNKTAARTLVVLNPLKVVITNLEAGLVMDLDAKKWPEAPADDASSFYKVPFSSVVYIERTDFRLKDSKDYYGLAPGKSVLLRYAYPIKCTDVILADDKETVLEIRAEYDPSKTIKPKGVLHWVAEPSPGADPLKVEVRLFDRLFRSENPAELDDWLGDLSPESKVVIQNAYAVPSVSKATLGDRFQFERLGYFAVDKDSTSEKLVFNRTVTLRDNYAKGGK; encoded by the exons ATGGTGAAGGAGGATAGCAATGTTTTGGACCTGTTCTTGAAAATTGGGTTGGATGAAAAAACTGCTAAAAATACTTTGGCAAACAATAAAGTCACCACTAATCTCACTGCTGTTATTCACGAG GCAGCTGTGACAGATGGTTGTGACCGAGCTGTGGGCAACCTGTTGTATACG GTTGCTACAAAATTTCCAGCCAATGCACTTAACCATCGGCCCACATTGCTTCAGTACATTGTATCTACAAAG ATTAAAACCCCTGCGCAGTTAGAAGCTGCATTTGCCTTTCTTGCTTCGACCGCCTCTGAAAATCTGAAGGTCCATGATTTTGAAGAGGCTTGTGGTGTTG GAGTTGAGGTATCCAAGGATGATATTGAACGTGCTGTCAGTGAGGTCTTTGAAGAGAAGAAGACCAATATACTAGAACAGCGTTATAGAATCAATG TTGGTGAACTCTTTGGTCATGTGCGGAAGAAGTTGCCGTGGGCAGATCCGAAAGTGGTCAAG GAAGTAGTTGATCTGGAGCTGTATAAATTACTTGGGGAAAGAACTGCCGCAGATAATGAAAAGCCtgttaaaaagaagaaagagaagccTGCAAAAACTGAG GCTAAAGCAAAAGTTGAGGAGACCTCTGCACCTAAGCAGTCTGAAGAAGAACTAAACCCATACTTGATCTTCCCCACACCGGAGGAAAATTTTAAG GTGCATACAGAAGTATATTTCAGTGACCGGCCTGTGCTCCGAGCGTGTAATTCCAAAGAACTACTTGAAAAGCATTTGAAAGTGACTGGAGGAAAAGTTCTGACGCGCTTTCCACCTGAACCTAATGGATTCTTACACATTGGACATGCGAAG GCTATGTTTGTGGACTTTGGTCTGGCAAAAGAAAGAGGTGGTGGCTGTTACTTGAG GTTTGATGATACCAACCCTGAAGCTGAGAAGAAAGAGTACATCGATCATATCAAAGAAATTGTTGGGTGGATGGGATGGGAGCCTTTCAAG ATCACTTACACTAGTGATTATTTCCAAGACCTTTATGAGCTGGCGGTAGAGTTGATAAGAAGAGGCCATGCATATGTTGACCACCAG ACAGCTGACGAGGTAAAAGAATATCgggagaagaagatgaacaGCCCTTGGAGAGATAGGCCTATAGAAGAGTCCTTAAGATTGTTTGATGAAATGAAGAAGGGGATGATTGATGAAGGCAAAGCGACATTGAGGATGAAACAGGACATGCAGAATGACAATTTCAATATGTATGACCTCATTGCATACCGTATCAAG TTCACTCCTCATCCGCATGCAGGGGATAAATGGTGCATCTACCCAAGTTATGATTACGCCCATTGCATTGTTGATTCTTTGGAAAATATCACTCATTCG CTTTGCACCCTGGAGTTTGAAACCCGCCGTGCATCATATTACTGGTTGTTGGATGCCTTAAGCCTTTACCAGCCTTTTGTTTGGGAATACTCACGGTTGAATGTGTCTAACACTGTGATGTCAAAGCGTAAA TTGAACCGTCTTGTAACAGAGAACTGGGTTGATGGCTGGGATGATCCTCGTCTCATGACATTAGCAGGATTGCGACGTAGAGGGGTAACTTCAACAGCAATAAATGCTTTTGTTCGTGGGATTGGAATAACTAGAAG TGACTCTAGTATGATACAGCTAAGTCGCCTGGAATACCATATAAGAGAAGAACTTAATAAAACAGCTGCTCGGACACTAGTTGTGCTAAATCCCCTTAAG GTTGTCATCACAAACCTTGAAGCTGGATTAGTAATGGATCTAGATGCGAAGAAATGGCCTGAAGCACCAGCAGATGACGCTTCGTCGTTTTATAAG GTCCCCTTTTCTAGCGTTGTGTACATCGAACGTACAGATTTTCGTTTGAAAGATTCTAAAGATTATTATGGTCTTGCTCCTGGAAAATCTGTCCTATTGAG GTATGCATACCCTATCAAGTGTACAGATGTAATTCTTGCTGATGACAAAGAGACAGTTCTTGAGATTCGGGCAGAGTATGATCCATCCAAGACCATTAAGCCTAAG GGTGTTCTTCATTGGGTTGCAGAACCTTCACCTGGGGCTGATCCACTTAAGGTGGAGGTCCGGCTATTTGACAGGCTGTTCCGCTCTGag aatccTGCCGAACTCGATGACTGGCTTGGTGATTTGAGCCCTGAGTCTAAAGTGGTTATACAAAATGCATATGCTGTGCCCTCAGTTAGTAAGGCTACTCTTGGAGACAGATTTCAGTTTGAAAGGCTCG GGTATTTTGCTGTTGACAAGGATTCAACTTCTGAAAAACTGGTCTTTAATCGGACTGTCACTCTACGCGATAACTATGCTAAGGGTGGGAAGTGA
- the LOC101251979 gene encoding glutamine--tRNA ligase isoform X2 — MLVLGSAHYVEGFDDTNPEAEKKEYIDHIKEIVGWMGWEPFKITYTSDYFQDLYELAVELIRRGHAYVDHQTADEVKEYREKKMNSPWRDRPIEESLRLFDEMKKGMIDEGKATLRMKQDMQNDNFNMYDLIAYRIKFTPHPHAGDKWCIYPSYDYAHCIVDSLENITHSLCTLEFETRRASYYWLLDALSLYQPFVWEYSRLNVSNTVMSKRKLNRLVTENWVDGWDDPRLMTLAGLRRRGVTSTAINAFVRGIGITRSDSSMIQLSRLEYHIREELNKTAARTLVVLNPLKVVITNLEAGLVMDLDAKKWPEAPADDASSFYKVPFSSVVYIERTDFRLKDSKDYYGLAPGKSVLLRYAYPIKCTDVILADDKETVLEIRAEYDPSKTIKPKGVLHWVAEPSPGADPLKVEVRLFDRLFRSENPAELDDWLGDLSPESKVVIQNAYAVPSVSKATLGDRFQFERLGYFAVDKDSTSEKLVFNRTVTLRDNYAKGGK; from the exons ATGCTTGTCCTGGGATCTGCTCATTATGTGGAGGG GTTTGATGATACCAACCCTGAAGCTGAGAAGAAAGAGTACATCGATCATATCAAAGAAATTGTTGGGTGGATGGGATGGGAGCCTTTCAAG ATCACTTACACTAGTGATTATTTCCAAGACCTTTATGAGCTGGCGGTAGAGTTGATAAGAAGAGGCCATGCATATGTTGACCACCAG ACAGCTGACGAGGTAAAAGAATATCgggagaagaagatgaacaGCCCTTGGAGAGATAGGCCTATAGAAGAGTCCTTAAGATTGTTTGATGAAATGAAGAAGGGGATGATTGATGAAGGCAAAGCGACATTGAGGATGAAACAGGACATGCAGAATGACAATTTCAATATGTATGACCTCATTGCATACCGTATCAAG TTCACTCCTCATCCGCATGCAGGGGATAAATGGTGCATCTACCCAAGTTATGATTACGCCCATTGCATTGTTGATTCTTTGGAAAATATCACTCATTCG CTTTGCACCCTGGAGTTTGAAACCCGCCGTGCATCATATTACTGGTTGTTGGATGCCTTAAGCCTTTACCAGCCTTTTGTTTGGGAATACTCACGGTTGAATGTGTCTAACACTGTGATGTCAAAGCGTAAA TTGAACCGTCTTGTAACAGAGAACTGGGTTGATGGCTGGGATGATCCTCGTCTCATGACATTAGCAGGATTGCGACGTAGAGGGGTAACTTCAACAGCAATAAATGCTTTTGTTCGTGGGATTGGAATAACTAGAAG TGACTCTAGTATGATACAGCTAAGTCGCCTGGAATACCATATAAGAGAAGAACTTAATAAAACAGCTGCTCGGACACTAGTTGTGCTAAATCCCCTTAAG GTTGTCATCACAAACCTTGAAGCTGGATTAGTAATGGATCTAGATGCGAAGAAATGGCCTGAAGCACCAGCAGATGACGCTTCGTCGTTTTATAAG GTCCCCTTTTCTAGCGTTGTGTACATCGAACGTACAGATTTTCGTTTGAAAGATTCTAAAGATTATTATGGTCTTGCTCCTGGAAAATCTGTCCTATTGAG GTATGCATACCCTATCAAGTGTACAGATGTAATTCTTGCTGATGACAAAGAGACAGTTCTTGAGATTCGGGCAGAGTATGATCCATCCAAGACCATTAAGCCTAAG GGTGTTCTTCATTGGGTTGCAGAACCTTCACCTGGGGCTGATCCACTTAAGGTGGAGGTCCGGCTATTTGACAGGCTGTTCCGCTCTGag aatccTGCCGAACTCGATGACTGGCTTGGTGATTTGAGCCCTGAGTCTAAAGTGGTTATACAAAATGCATATGCTGTGCCCTCAGTTAGTAAGGCTACTCTTGGAGACAGATTTCAGTTTGAAAGGCTCG GGTATTTTGCTGTTGACAAGGATTCAACTTCTGAAAAACTGGTCTTTAATCGGACTGTCACTCTACGCGATAACTATGCTAAGGGTGGGAAGTGA